The Serinus canaria isolate serCan28SL12 chromosome 2, serCan2020, whole genome shotgun sequence genomic interval GAGTGTCTGAGGATGGGATGCTCCCTGTGCTTGCTCTATTGTAGTTAAGTCTGTAGGCAGTGCTTCTATAATTTAAAGTAAAGTGTTTAGGCCCTTGGGCCACCTTACTATGGTTGTTAGGATGAACAGTGAAAGGCCtttttcaggcatttttttctgttctctgacCATTACTTAACAGAAAGCTTACACAGATCATGATTAGTAGGATTTGGTGTATTATAAACCTCTGAATTCACACGTTGCTGCTGTTGAGATCAGTGTCTTGATTCTTTTCAACAGCCTCACCTGCACCTCTGTCCTACTTTACCATATAGCTTTCTGTAGTAACTTTGGCcagcaaattattttatgtgTCTGACTACAtctgtgcaaaataaaatagtctAAATAAAATACAGCCAAGCTTTTGCATTGGGTCTGTCtttgaaaaaattacatttttctgttttgtgctctttttttcttttttgcttgctttaaGAAAAGAGATCTGAGTTAATTCATGGATTGTATATTACCCATACATATAAGGGTGTTTCTTAGGTGGTTGTGGTTATAGGAAATGTGAGCTCAGGACTTGCTTTCTTTCAGCACTACTCCACTATTTCTTCCTCTTGACTAAAGCATTTTATGGAAGCTGGACTTGTAGACCTTTCCTGCTTTATCTTGTCATCTCTTCCAAATGCATGTCTGTgttagtggggaaaaaagccttTGTGCACAAAATAAGATGCCAGTTTCTTTGATTACTTTgttcaagttttattttttttttttattattcttttaggagcttttttccttttcagttgcCAAGTTATGTAGCATCATGCCAGAAATTGTTCAGATGGAATTGCTAGTACAGTGAGTACAGGGCTAACATAGTCTAGTTTAATTTAGTATCTTCAGCATGGCAGCCATGAAATTTTGTCTTACAGGGATTGTGTAATCTCTGGCAAATCTTAAACCTCTGTTTGTAGGGTACTACTGATCATTTTTCTCTTACAGTGAAAAAGAAGatgatgaaagtgaaaaaagagaagaaccTGGTGACAATTGGGAAGAGACTGGTAGTGGCAGTAGTGTAGACAGATCATCTGGTCCTTGGAACAAGTCAGCTCCTGCACCAGCCCCTGTCATTGAACCAGTCGGTAAATTAAACTCAGACTTGTTGTGTTTTTTCCAATCAGAAGTGCATCAGGTTAAATTAAGCTGCTCAGTGGGTTGAGCtcaaggagcagctcctgttcAGGCACCCTTTAATGAGCTAATGGCTGTTTTGGCATGCCAGCCATCAAGGAAATCTTTGTGTCAAGGGATCTGAGGAACAGAATTGAACTTAAAGTGTCTGTCAAATACTTTAAAACACATgtgggagggtttttttatttccaaattcaAAATGGGGGGAAGCAGTCTGTATTTGCAGGACATCCCTCTGTTCTGCAGTCTGTAAAATACCTGTTGGACACATTTCTGTTGatctgaaaatgctgctttaataCTTCGGTAGATGTTCAGACAGTATCGCAATAGATCTATTGTGGCCATTAGTAGCACACTTTTCAAATCAGTTCTTAAAATGTTGAGAACATGACATtgcaaaatttattatttataattacGTGTTTAGATATGTTTTAAATGTGTTCAAATTGTTGCTAATAAATTGCCAATGAGAAACATTAAGTCTTCCTTAGTAGTTCAGATTCCCTAAACTTTGAGAGACACTATTCTGGAGCCATGTTTCAGTTTTACTGAGTGTAGGTTAAGTTAGGTGACACTTGATTTCCTGCCTTGTCTAAAACTTGCttccaaaactgaaaagatAGAAAAACATACTTGTAAGAttcatttcttctttgtggagttttgtttgtgtgttggttgttttgggttCTTTTCAGCTATGAATGCAGACTTGTTCTCATGTGTGAATCTTGTTGTTTTTCCTAGTTACAGAAACTCCAGAACCGGTGCAGACTGGTGGCGTGTACCGGCCGccaggtgccagggaaggtgggCGGCCACGGAGACCACAGCAAGGACCACCAGAGATCTACAGTGACACACAGTTCCCCTCACTGCAGTCCACTGCCAAGCTCGTAGACAGTCGAAAGTAAGTGCATTCCACTGATACCCCAAGAGATCTCTAACTGCCTTCTCTAAGTTCTTATTTTGTCCTAGTGCTTAAGCCTGAATCTTTCCACAGAGGAAAGAACTAACTAAGGGGTGATAAATGTATTGTCCAACtctgtttctgtgaaataaCTTTCATAGCACAGTGAGATAGCCAAACAAGACTGCCAGTTGTGTTTTTTGACAGCTGAAGGATTTCACTGAATATTTCTGGTACTGACAGCATCTGCTTCGCTCTGACACTAGACTAGGCATGGTGAGGCTCTGTGTTAGTTCCTTTAGCAGATGTAGAAGTCTGAGCTTGCAGCTCTCTTGTTAGAGATGTGGAAGTGGTTTAACTGGAGGAGTGCAGTATCACTGCAAATCAATACACTTGCTGCCTGAGCTGTGATTTACAGAGATGAGCTCCCCTAATTTTGCTGAAGTGTTTTGTATTATGTGGTGCTGAAGACTTTGGTCTCACCCTATCTTTCAATCCTGATCTTTCTATAACCTTATTCTCAGTAGAAGAGATGGCTAGGTCAATACCTAATTCacctgggggatttggggtgttttttggtATTGGgtttccccccccaccccccccgcTTAATACAGCTTAGGAGaagctttgtttcctttgggtattttttttgtgtagtaAAGGAGACATGCTATTATTGATGATTTGTGATTTGAATGGCACATTGAGCCAAGATGAAATTCTGAATTAGCATTCTAGAAAATTACTTCTTCTTTCTAGAACCTATTTTTCATAAATAGGTTAAATTTACTGTCAGAtacttaaataaataatctcaattttttttaaatttaaattaatttacttaAATTTAAACTTACTTTGGGAGTGTTAATGTAAGCTGTACTGGGTGATGAGCTAATTTGGGAgataagattttaaaagatttgCTTGGAAATGTTTAGGTGTTCTGTTAAACTCTAGATCTTAGTTTTTGTTCTGTGTTAGTAATGTTTTTGTTGGGAAGGGGTGGAAATGGACTGGAAATTCACAATTCACAAGTTAGTGACAAGATATTTACTgattacatttattttcccatAGGGATAAAGAAATGGAGAAGAGCTTTGAAGTAGTAAAATACAAAACTAGAGGTAGGGATGAGGTCTCAAAAAACCAGGCACTTAAACTTCAGCTAGACAACCAGTATGCTGTGCTTGGGGATCAGTAGAGCTGCACACACATTACAATTAAGGAATGCTTTTGGTAACCCTTCTACTAAGGTAACTAAACTACAGCTAACAGCTATGATGAACGTGCCACCTTATTTCTGCTGGATCTACTGCAGCAAGTGCAGACTGCTTTGACATAAGTGATTGGTTCTCCTGCACTATGGAAGCATAATATGTTGCAACTTCTCCATTCGATATGGGGCAAATTAATGTAAATGATTGAACAAGAGTCATCAGTGTTCTTTAATTGCTCAGAAAGATACCTACAGCCAGTGGtcatttcaaaatctttttatgTTCAGATACTGAGCCTTCGTAAAGGTTGACTACCTCAGACTTGATGCACTCATTGTGGACACCATGTGGATCACAACTTCTGGAAGAGAAGGTTACAGCTGTTTTAGTGGCCATCTGAAACTTGAAACCAGCTCTACTGGATTCCTGTCAGAAATCCTGCAGAAGTCAGCCATTTGGTTCCAATTTGCTATAACAAAGATTTAAGTGACCTTAATGACAAACCTGTTCGTTCCCCTTCTGAGGAATCCTGTCACGTGTAGCCATAGCCTACTAGAGACTTCTGGAGCGTCCCATACCACTCATACTGTCCAAGTACAACAGAGCTGTAGTTTGTTTACCTTTCTAGAGTGCTGTACGGAAGTAActgcaaaacaaattaaaactcATTCAGTATCAGATTTGAGGAATGATGGGTTTGAATGGTTTGTTTGCATTAGCCATTTTCTAAGTTGtctaagtattttttttttctattatccACAAAAGAAATGCCTGTCTTTTTTCTGATATCGATTTGCAGTATATTTAAATAATGGTAAAATGTAGTGAAAtagggttttattttggtttttgtcatGAAGTTTGTCTTTCTCACCCTAAAGCACTAAGACTTGGAGTTTTGACACAGAGGTATCTAGACTCCAACTACAGTCTTCAGAATTTGTCCTTTAATAATGAGACATGTGGCAGTACCGATACTAGATAAAAACTGTCTTCTATCAAAAACAGTTATTTGTTTATTGAGGAGTTGTGCTTACTTGATAAACAGAATAACTTAGCATACAGAGACATAACTAAAGCTGGTAAGCCTGATTTGTTTGGCTACTTCTGTGAAGCATGCAGCTGTCTGAGGCCGCAGTCCTCCGCAGTCCTCCAAGTATAACTCATAATGGTGTTTATTCACAGTCAGAAAGTTTAGTAATGATGGAAGGCAGTGACTTCTTAAAGTTACTTAATTTAGTGGAAGTAGGCAAAATGGCACTGGTACACGAGGAATATAGGACATTGCCTGTAACTGTTTCAGTGAACCAAACCTGTCAAGTACCAGAAGTGTTCTGCTGtaactgttttttctcttctctgaatTTTTACATCAGAAGCAAAATGAAGTACAATAGTGGTGTGCTCCAGTGTTGAGGTTTCTCAGAGTAAATGCCAAAAAATAGACCCAACATCCATAAGAGTTGCCAATGGCAAGAAAAacaagggaacaaaacaaagcttGCTTACATGTGTCAGAGTACTGTGTATGTGCAGAAGATAAGGATAGTTCAGGAATCACCCAGTTCGGTTCCCTTTGACTAACTGCTGACTTGCTTTAAATTTACTTCTCTGAGGTCAATGCAGATTTTGCTGTTGACttcagtggggctgggatttcACCTGGTTCTTTTGAGCACAGACTAAAACTGGCCTTGCCCTTGCAGAGTTAACTGTCCCTAAAAATTCTGCTAGAAGCTGCTATTAAAGAGAGGGCTGAAGAGACTATTCCTAAAGTTGGAGACTTCATTTGGAAACACAAGCCCACTGAAAGACTGATACCAATACCTTGGACTCTGAGCCATGTATCTTCCTTGAAAATCCATTGTTGCCAGCAAAAGTGTTGTCACAATTTCTGTGGAATTCATGGTAAATGGACATGTCACTTGGTGGGTAGAGATGTGAAGTCTTATGCTTTTCCTGATGCTCTTAAAGAGATTGCGATCACTAATGCACATGAATAGAGTTTTAGTCTCCTGTGTGAAGGGTAGATGAGACTGTCCATTGCACCACCTTTATTTGAGGTTTTTGGACATGAATCCTGGCAGTTCAAGAAAACCCTGTAAAAGtttcaaatcaaataaaatggaaatatacATGGATTCTGGAGTCTAGTGAGTCTTTACGTTTTAGTTTGAGCTCATGACTGTACAGTAGCAGAGGAAACAGAGCATTTGGATCTCTTCAGGGTTAGTCCTTGGAGTGGGCAGTTGTCCTTGTGGTCAGGTGGGCTCTATTTCAGAGCTTATAGCAGTGCATATcaataaaacttttatttataCATAGAAATTTAGTTTGTTACTTGGCACAGTGTCTTCTTGCTCCCACCATAGAAGACTGCTGGTTTGAGATTGTGAGTTGAGTATGAATGAAGCTTTGATTTGCTTTTCACTTAAAAGTACCTCTGCTAAATTAAAGAATGGGGAATAAAAACATAACCTCTGCATGGCTGCTATCACTGGAGCCCATCAGGTACTGATAACTAAAGGTATTCCTTTGAGGGCTTCTCTTAAGCATATCATTCCAGTTTCTTTCTGGAggcataaggaaaaaaatcagaaatgcagcagatttCCGTAGTACAGAATGtaaactgttttaaaagaagTGTTTCTCATGTTAAGTATAGCTGCCAGCAGCTATCAAAATGCCAGTTGTCAGTATCTACCTTGTATTTGCTCTGTATGCCTGAAATTTTGAGTCAGTCCTCTGCAGAAGTTTGGTATGCTTTGGAGGCTCTGAAGTTCAACTTTATCCTGGTTTGTTGTTGCTTCCATTTAAGGCATGCTAAGAATGTCCTTTTCATTCCTTCAAAATCCTTGTGAAGCCTTATTCCATAAATGAAGGGTTGTCAGTTGTAGAAATGAGATTCTTTATGCCAGTCCATATAATGGAGTTGTGTGCCACTTCAAGGACTCCCTGACATGAGACATGCTTTTATGGTGAGTTGCTTGTTAATTCCCAGCTTTAAGGTTCTATTTTACTTTCTCTGGCTTTACAATATAACATAGCCATAAAGTTACTAGTTTGCTGGTAGAACATGGACATGTTCAGTGCTTACTGGGAAAAGAACAGTTTAGATTTGTGTTTCTCAGTGATAGTCTGTATTTAAGGATGTCAAAATGCTAAAAATCAGGTAATTTTAATAAAGTTGGACTTCCCAAATGCCTGCTGTAGGTATCTGGAATCTGTATTTACTTGAGCTGATGATAAATATAGGAGAGGATTATTTTTGCCCCTGCCCTTCTCTCCCAGTTTAGCTGTATCATTTTTAgtcttatttaaaaatcaagaggAATTGACAATTAAAAGTGACTGTTTCCTTTTACTAGTTTTGTATTTGTGGCTAGCTCTACCAGTCATGTCCGCAGCAACTTAGTAGAATTTTTAATGGTAGCAGTTGTGCTAGAGGCCTCCTGACACCACAGGGAATAGGGCTTTTGGTATTAGACTGCATCTGTCAGCTCTTGGAAACTTTGACCACACCATGGCAGAAACCCCAGTGTTGTTCAGGTCAAGTAAACACAATATAAATTCGATTGGGCTGCACATCTTTGGAGTTCACTTATCTGAGCTTTTACAATAGTTGTAGCTTTTTGCCTTTCTAATTTCTGCCTGTTTGAGCAGTTTTAAGCTTGCTTgtagttttctttcaaataccCTAACTAAAATGGAGCAGGGATTAATAGGGCTTCATGTGCTTAAATAAGGTTGCTTACTTACAAGATAGTAATATTATTCTCTCCAATATTGGCATGGTCAGAAATTTATACTTCATTGGCCCAAGAAGCTAAATTATACCAAGACTACCTTGAGTACTATATAATCTTTATGAACAGCTATGATCCAGGTTTTGTTGCTGGACTGTAATTCCCAAAttctctctccctgttttcagcttttaatgTTACAACTTGTTTTCAATGTTAAACAGGGGCTTTTATGAGGCAGTGTAAGAAAATAGTAAGTGTACTCAAACTTCAGGTATATGAATTAGGTATGTACAGAGGGGATGAAATCTGACATACATTTGCAGATAAACTccagaaaaagttaaaaagacAGCTTGTCTGCATTGAGGTTAATATGAGAGCCTGCAAGCTCTAGCAGTTGAAAGAAGtgacagcagaaaacagaactgaGGAGTCA includes:
- the CDV3 gene encoding protein CDV3 homolog isoform X1, encoding MAETEERSLDDFFAKRDKKKRKEKSSRSAAAAAASSASNAGPNAAGAAAGTPRPTEGGGSGAAAASSAAGGSSAKAASKEEDDWKEFEQKEEIDYSGLRVQSMQISEKEDDESEKREEPGDNWEETGSGSSVDRSSGPWNKSAPAPAPVIEPVVTETPEPVQTGGVYRPPGAREGGRPRRPQQGPPEIYSDTQFPSLQSTAKLVDSRKDKEMEKSFEVVKYKTRGRDEVSKNQALKLQLDNQYAVLGDQ
- the CDV3 gene encoding protein CDV3 homolog isoform X2 — translated: MAETEERSLDDFFAKRDKKKRKEKSSRSAAAAAASSASNAGPNAAGAAAGTPRPTEGGGSGAAAASSAAGGSSAKAASKEEDDWKEFEQKEEIDYSGLRVQSMQISEKEDDESEKREEPGDNWEETGSGSSVDRSSGPWNKSAPAPAPVIEPVETPEPVQTGGVYRPPGAREGGRPRRPQQGPPEIYSDTQFPSLQSTAKLVDSRKDKEMEKSFEVVKYKTRGRDEVSKNQALKLQLDNQYAVLGDQ